From a single Alloactinosynnema sp. L-07 genomic region:
- a CDS encoding winged helix-turn-helix transcriptional regulator, translated as MKHSDLSDAECAIAQALGVVGDWWTLLVVRDIAGGVTRFDALQRELDVSRKTLTERLKSLVENGVVAKHRYSDHPPRFEYRLTDAGLGLLPVLISLQDWGTRFVAGDGSLTATTAPTSAEAQRVQGLLGHRVPELALRSSRDEPTDPADRWTVLYCFPGAFAPNSNPFPPGWFDIPGAAGCTLEAMTYRDRHTSFAARGVRVRGISTQRPDQLRAFADHADLPFDLLSDEDLRFAAALRLPTFRAAGVDRLKRLTLVVDPARTIRFVQFPITDPAASVDEALAQLTYLK; from the coding sequence ATGAAACACAGCGATCTGTCCGACGCCGAGTGCGCGATCGCGCAGGCCCTCGGCGTTGTCGGCGACTGGTGGACCCTGCTGGTCGTGCGCGACATCGCGGGCGGGGTCACCCGGTTCGACGCGCTGCAACGCGAACTCGACGTCAGCCGCAAGACCCTCACCGAGCGGCTGAAGTCGTTGGTGGAGAACGGTGTCGTGGCCAAACACCGCTACAGCGACCACCCGCCGCGCTTCGAGTACCGACTCACCGACGCGGGACTCGGCCTGCTCCCGGTGCTCATCTCGCTGCAGGACTGGGGCACCCGGTTCGTCGCCGGCGACGGATCCCTGACGGCGACGACCGCGCCGACGTCCGCCGAGGCCCAGCGCGTGCAAGGCCTGCTCGGACACCGCGTTCCCGAACTCGCGCTGCGGTCGTCGCGCGACGAGCCGACCGACCCGGCCGACCGCTGGACCGTCCTCTACTGCTTCCCCGGCGCGTTCGCGCCCAACAGCAACCCGTTCCCGCCCGGCTGGTTCGACATCCCCGGCGCGGCCGGGTGCACACTGGAGGCGATGACCTACCGCGACCGGCACACGTCTTTCGCCGCGCGGGGCGTGCGAGTGCGCGGGATCAGCACCCAGCGGCCGGACCAACTGCGGGCGTTCGCCGACCACGCCGACCTGCCGTTCGACCTGCTCTCCGACGAGGATCTGCGCTTCGCGGCGGCCCTGCGACTGCCGACGTTCCGGGCCGCCGGGGTCGACCGGCTCAAGCGGCTCACCCTGGTGGTCGACCCGGCGCGGACGATCCGGTTCGTCCAGTTCCCGATCACCGACCCCGCCGCGTCGGTCGACGAAGCCCTTGCCCAGCTAACTTACTTGAAGTAA
- a CDS encoding LCP family protein, with the protein MAGRAGKTWLIVGRSVIALVSAAALAAMGAVWFQVDQLQESVNTTDAIAAAANAPDAPSADDGANDILVVGNDTRTDLQGRPLSARVLRELRTEATDTINTDTLILLRLPRNGGKSFAISIPRDTYVAVPGHREEKINGAYGVIKAKTAQSMVDGGERDREKIERESDNAGRTALVQSVQGLTGVRVDHYVEVTLYGFYLLTEAIDGVDVCLNRSTSDPDSGANFRRGQQTVRGGDAVAFVRQRKGLPRGDLDRIVRQQTFLASAMNKVLSGGTLADPGKLNKLENAVAKTVVMDPGLHFLDLVNQAQALASGAVEFVTIPVTGVGARNDRGQSIITVDLTAVHAYIKGLATANPPPAPPPPSMTEESNLTGDRLLDFGAPAALNTAAPCVY; encoded by the coding sequence GTGGCGGGGCGGGCGGGGAAGACCTGGCTGATTGTCGGCCGGTCCGTGATCGCGCTGGTGTCGGCCGCCGCGCTGGCGGCGATGGGCGCGGTCTGGTTCCAAGTCGATCAGCTGCAGGAGAGCGTCAACACGACCGACGCCATCGCCGCCGCGGCCAACGCCCCCGACGCGCCGTCCGCCGATGACGGCGCCAACGACATCCTGGTCGTCGGCAACGACACCCGAACCGACCTGCAGGGCCGCCCACTGTCGGCAAGGGTGCTGCGCGAACTGCGCACCGAGGCAACGGACACGATCAACACCGACACCCTGATCCTGCTGCGGCTGCCGCGCAACGGGGGCAAGAGCTTCGCCATCTCCATCCCGCGCGACACCTACGTCGCCGTCCCCGGCCACCGCGAAGAGAAGATCAACGGCGCGTATGGGGTCATCAAGGCCAAGACCGCGCAGTCGATGGTCGACGGCGGCGAGCGCGACCGGGAGAAGATCGAACGCGAGTCCGACAACGCGGGCCGTACGGCGCTGGTCCAGTCGGTCCAGGGTCTGACCGGCGTGCGCGTCGACCACTACGTCGAGGTCACGCTGTACGGCTTCTACCTGCTCACCGAGGCCATCGACGGCGTCGACGTGTGCCTGAACCGCTCGACCAGCGACCCCGACTCCGGCGCGAACTTCCGCCGCGGCCAGCAAACCGTCCGCGGCGGCGACGCGGTCGCCTTCGTCCGCCAGCGCAAGGGCCTCCCGCGCGGCGACCTCGACCGGATCGTCCGCCAGCAGACCTTCCTCGCCTCGGCGATGAACAAGGTCCTCAGCGGCGGCACCCTGGCCGACCCTGGCAAGCTCAACAAGCTTGAGAACGCGGTGGCCAAGACCGTGGTGATGGACCCCGGACTGCATTTCCTGGACCTGGTCAACCAGGCGCAAGCGCTTGCGTCGGGTGCGGTGGAGTTCGTGACCATCCCGGTGACCGGCGTCGGCGCGCGCAACGACCGTGGGCAGAGCATCATCACCGTCGACCTGACCGCTGTGCACGCCTACATCAAGGGGCTGGCCACGGCCAACCCGCCGCCCGCCCCGCCACCGCCCTCGATGACCGAGGAGTCGAACCTTACCGGCGACCGCCTCCTCGACTTCGGCGCCCCCGCCGCGCTCAACACCGCCGCACCTTGCGTCTACTGA
- the rfbD gene encoding dTDP-4-dehydrorhamnose reductase, protein MIDVLVPGGTGQLGRELAALSGDAVSVRALGSAELDLTSAGSIIAAVSALADKAQAEGRHPIVINAAAYTAVDKAETETSRAFAVNADGPRVLAAVCSSRGVPLVHVSTDYVFDGTADRPYEVDDPTRPQSVYGITKLAGEQAVLGSGARAWVVRTAWVYSAFGANFVKTMARLEQSRETLSVVDDQVGAPTWAADLAAGLIDLATKIAEGTPPSSRVLHCAGAGSVTWCGFAKAVFEELGADPSRVHPCTTADYPTPAKRPAYSVLSNTAWTASGLTPLPNWRDALARAFKEHPTGFQP, encoded by the coding sequence GTGATCGATGTCCTCGTACCCGGCGGCACCGGGCAGCTCGGCCGCGAACTCGCCGCCCTCAGCGGCGACGCGGTTTCCGTGCGCGCGCTCGGCTCGGCGGAACTCGACCTGACCAGCGCCGGGTCGATCATCGCCGCGGTGTCCGCGTTGGCGGACAAGGCCCAGGCCGAGGGCAGACACCCGATCGTCATCAACGCCGCCGCGTACACCGCCGTCGACAAAGCCGAGACCGAGACCTCACGCGCGTTCGCCGTCAACGCCGACGGCCCGCGCGTCCTGGCGGCGGTCTGCTCCTCGCGCGGGGTGCCGCTCGTGCACGTGTCGACCGACTACGTCTTCGACGGCACGGCCGACCGGCCCTACGAGGTGGACGACCCGACCCGGCCGCAGTCGGTGTACGGGATCACGAAGCTGGCGGGCGAACAGGCGGTCCTGGGCTCGGGCGCGCGTGCCTGGGTCGTGCGCACCGCCTGGGTCTACAGCGCCTTCGGCGCCAACTTCGTCAAGACAATGGCCCGCCTGGAGCAGTCGCGCGAGACGCTGTCGGTGGTGGACGACCAGGTCGGTGCTCCGACCTGGGCGGCCGACCTGGCGGCAGGCCTGATCGACCTCGCCACGAAGATCGCCGAGGGCACGCCCCCGTCGAGCCGGGTCCTGCACTGCGCAGGCGCGGGCTCGGTCACCTGGTGCGGGTTCGCCAAGGCGGTCTTCGAGGAACTCGGCGCCGACCCATCCAGGGTCCACCCCTGCACAACGGCGGACTACCCGACCCCCGCCAAACGCCCGGCATACTCCGTCCTCTCCAACACCGCATGGACCGCCTCGGGCCTCACCCCCCTACCAAACTGGCGCGACGCGTTGGCACGAGCGTTCAAAGAACACCCGACGGGCTTCCAGCCGTAA
- a CDS encoding TIGR03089 family protein: MSLTEILLRPLRAHSAKPLITHYDDTAGTRVELSVATVANWAAKTANWLVEEHDVEPGTPVSVRLPAHWQTAGILLGAWWCGAHVTDEDPVVTFAVPGADGDGAVASVSLDPMGRDLGGSTGGLVDFVGEARMFGDDFFGATVDGSTPALAGSTVDEVVAAARALGENYGAGARVLSTREWTVPDGVLAAVVAPLAVGGSIVQVSNPSRLDAHRTSERTTFDLL, from the coding sequence GTGAGCCTCACCGAGATCCTGCTTCGCCCGCTGCGCGCGCACTCCGCGAAGCCGTTGATCACCCACTATGACGACACGGCGGGCACGCGGGTCGAGTTGTCGGTGGCGACGGTGGCCAACTGGGCGGCGAAGACGGCGAACTGGCTGGTCGAGGAGCACGACGTCGAGCCGGGTACGCCGGTCTCGGTGCGGCTGCCCGCGCACTGGCAGACCGCGGGCATCCTGCTCGGCGCGTGGTGGTGCGGCGCGCACGTCACCGATGAGGACCCGGTGGTGACCTTCGCGGTGCCGGGCGCGGACGGTGACGGTGCCGTGGCGTCGGTGTCGCTGGACCCGATGGGCCGCGACCTCGGCGGCTCGACGGGTGGGCTGGTCGACTTCGTCGGCGAGGCCCGCATGTTCGGTGACGACTTCTTCGGCGCGACGGTCGACGGTTCGACGCCCGCGCTTGCAGGGTCCACTGTAGACGAGGTGGTCGCCGCGGCGAGGGCTCTGGGGGAGAACTACGGTGCGGGCGCACGGGTCCTGTCGACTCGCGAGTGGACGGTGCCCGACGGCGTTCTGGCCGCCGTGGTCGCGCCGCTGGCGGTGGGCGGGTCGATCGTCCAGGTCAGCAACCCCAGCCGCCTCGACGCCCACCGCACCAGCGAGCGGACCACGTTCGACCTGCTCTAG
- a CDS encoding molybdopterin dinucleotide binding domain-containing protein — MCVRSAVGEIEVPVTITADIMPGVVSLPHGYWQANANALTDPKVLDDSGNAVLNGIRVTVALRTG, encoded by the coding sequence GTGTGCGTACGGTCCGCTGTCGGGGAAATCGAAGTCCCCGTCACGATCACCGCCGACATCATGCCCGGCGTGGTGAGCCTGCCGCACGGCTACTGGCAGGCCAACGCCAACGCGCTGACCGACCCGAAAGTCCTTGACGACAGCGGAAACGCCGTGCTGAACGGCATCAGGGTGACAGTCGCTTTGAGAACAGGGTGA
- the rfbB gene encoding dTDP-glucose 4,6-dehydratase, which translates to MRVLVTGGAGFIGSHYVRQALSGAYPTLADAEVVVLDKLTYAGNRENLAPVADSPRLRFVHGDICDAETVASVMSGVDLVVHFAAESHVDRSIAGSSEFVRTNVLGTMTMLQAALEAKVGKFVHVSTDEVYGSIEHGSWPETHPLEPNSPYSASKASSDLMARSYFRTHGLPVCVTRCSNNYGPYQFPEKVIPLFTTNLLDGKKVPLYGDGLNVRDWLHVDDHCHGIQLVADGGRPGEIYNIGGGTELNNRELTTLLLESTGTDESFVQPVIDRKAHDRRYSVDITKISTELGYAPRVPFEDGLAATVKWYADNRGWWEPLKARSGN; encoded by the coding sequence ATGCGGGTTTTGGTCACGGGCGGAGCCGGGTTCATCGGATCGCACTATGTGCGGCAGGCACTGTCCGGCGCCTATCCGACCCTCGCCGACGCCGAGGTGGTCGTCCTCGACAAGCTCACCTACGCGGGCAACCGGGAGAACCTGGCCCCGGTCGCCGACAGCCCCCGGCTGCGGTTCGTGCATGGCGACATCTGCGACGCCGAGACCGTCGCGTCGGTGATGTCCGGGGTGGACCTGGTCGTCCACTTCGCCGCCGAGTCCCATGTCGACCGGTCCATCGCCGGGTCGTCGGAGTTCGTCCGGACCAACGTGCTCGGCACGATGACGATGCTGCAGGCGGCCCTGGAGGCCAAGGTCGGCAAGTTCGTGCACGTGTCGACCGACGAGGTCTACGGGTCGATCGAGCACGGCTCATGGCCGGAGACCCATCCGCTGGAGCCGAACTCGCCGTACTCGGCGTCGAAGGCGTCCTCGGACCTGATGGCCCGCTCGTACTTCCGCACCCACGGGCTGCCGGTGTGTGTCACCCGGTGCTCCAACAACTACGGGCCGTACCAGTTCCCGGAGAAGGTCATCCCGCTGTTCACCACCAACCTGCTCGACGGCAAGAAGGTGCCCCTCTACGGCGACGGCCTCAACGTGCGCGACTGGCTGCACGTCGACGACCACTGCCACGGCATCCAACTCGTCGCCGACGGCGGCAGGCCGGGTGAGATCTACAACATCGGCGGCGGCACCGAGCTGAACAACCGCGAACTGACCACGCTGCTGCTGGAGTCCACCGGCACCGACGAGTCGTTCGTCCAGCCGGTCATCGACCGCAAGGCCCACGACCGCCGCTACTCGGTCGACATCACCAAGATCAGCACCGAACTCGGATACGCGCCCCGCGTGCCGTTCGAGGACGGTCTCGCGGCCACCGTCAAGTGGTACGCCGACAACCGCGGCTGGTGGGAACCCCTCAAGGCCCGATCGGGGAACTGA
- a CDS encoding MFS transporter, giving the protein MFWRYWAAGAISQVGTAVTAVALPLVAVTVLGASAFEVGLVAAASYAAWILIGLPAGVIVRRLPLRGTQVAMDLIRAAAIGSIPLAWWLGELTLVHLVAAALVISLANVVFDVGNATFLPSIVAKDELTARNSLISATHSTTHLGGPGLGGLLVQLLGAVPTLVIDAVSFLVSAALLRKLPSGNAPQPESAPPMRTQIRDGLRFVLRHPVMRPCVLGATSINFVNGALMALVPVFLVRDLGAAPAVVGLLVAFDGVGALIGATLATRLVNAMGSARAILAASAFGAACCLLHPAGAGGWGMVLFALGAAGFSAGVVVFSISTRTHRQVASPPDLLSRVMATVRFVSWGAIPVGALAAGVVSTVIDTRTTLWVFCALAFLAPVALWFSEVRRIRDLLDEPVVV; this is encoded by the coding sequence ATGTTCTGGCGGTACTGGGCGGCGGGCGCGATCAGCCAGGTTGGCACGGCGGTGACGGCGGTCGCGCTGCCACTGGTGGCGGTGACGGTGCTGGGCGCGTCGGCCTTCGAGGTCGGCTTGGTCGCCGCGGCGTCCTACGCCGCCTGGATCCTGATCGGCCTGCCCGCGGGCGTGATCGTGCGGCGGCTGCCGCTGCGCGGCACGCAGGTGGCCATGGACCTGATCCGCGCCGCGGCGATCGGATCCATCCCCCTGGCCTGGTGGCTCGGCGAACTGACGTTGGTCCACCTGGTCGCGGCCGCCTTGGTGATCAGCTTGGCGAACGTGGTCTTCGACGTGGGCAACGCGACCTTCCTGCCGTCGATCGTCGCCAAGGACGAGTTGACGGCCCGGAACAGCCTGATCTCGGCCACCCACTCGACCACCCACCTCGGTGGACCCGGACTCGGCGGCCTGCTGGTCCAGCTCCTCGGCGCGGTCCCGACCTTGGTGATCGACGCGGTCAGCTTCCTGGTCTCCGCCGCGCTGCTGCGCAAGCTGCCGTCAGGGAACGCGCCCCAGCCCGAGTCGGCGCCGCCGATGCGGACGCAGATCCGCGACGGCCTGCGGTTCGTCCTGCGGCACCCGGTCATGCGCCCGTGCGTGCTGGGCGCGACCTCGATCAACTTCGTCAACGGCGCCCTGATGGCGCTCGTGCCCGTGTTCCTGGTCCGCGATCTCGGTGCCGCGCCCGCCGTGGTCGGTCTGCTCGTCGCCTTCGACGGCGTCGGCGCGCTGATCGGGGCGACACTGGCGACCCGGCTGGTCAACGCCATGGGCAGCGCCCGGGCGATCCTCGCCGCGTCGGCTTTCGGCGCGGCGTGCTGCCTGCTGCACCCGGCCGGGGCGGGTGGCTGGGGAATGGTGCTGTTCGCGCTGGGAGCGGCCGGGTTCAGCGCGGGCGTCGTGGTGTTCAGCATCTCCACCCGGACCCACCGTCAGGTCGCGAGCCCACCGGACCTGCTGTCGCGGGTGATGGCGACGGTCCGCTTCGTCTCCTGGGGCGCTATCCCGGTCGGCGCGCTGGCAGCGGGTGTGGTGTCGACGGTGATCGATACCCGGACGACGCTGTGGGTGTTCTGCGCGCTGGCGTTCCTCGCGCCCGTGGCGCTGTGGTTCAGCGAGGTCCGCCGGATCCGGGACCTGCTAGACGAACCGGTCGTGGTCTAG
- a CDS encoding LCP family protein: MGERARWLGTQAVRTVAFLLSSAVLAGTAYGWWTVGDVDANTVTTDVIAEDVGTRPVPLDGAIDMLLVGMDSRTDAFGNPLPKEVLQLLNGGKVDGERNTDTMILVHIPVDGTRAIAFSFPRDSWVDIGEGFGKHKLNSAFVYAYTDARKTLAAQGVTDQKELDQRATVIGRKNLIATIERLVGNAVKIERYAEVNLASFYEVTKAIGGVEVCLNNAVSEPKSGANFAAGRQTISGKEALSFVRQRYDLPNGDLDRIVRQQVFLAALADKVLSADMLTNPSKARDLIGAVQRSVVLSKNWNLSTFAAQMQGLSGGNIEFRTIPTEGDAKIGGADVIKVDPAKVHEFVARLTGSPVRPSTSGSPSATTRPTTTTPTASDLFPESTTTTTKATINGITVDVRNGSNTVGLAGDVLDELSGLGFGRGQTTDTAVQSGSVIRYPRGELATAKQVATSLAGPFVFEEDRTLPTGRIRIVLGTSYQVGDSLTGDRLLRFEPPEPTGSSTPSTTTSPSNTAPPPKIEAGGLNCVN; encoded by the coding sequence GTGGGCGAGCGTGCGCGGTGGTTGGGCACGCAGGCCGTGCGGACGGTCGCGTTTCTGTTGTCCTCCGCCGTACTCGCCGGTACGGCCTACGGCTGGTGGACGGTGGGCGACGTCGACGCCAACACCGTGACCACCGACGTGATCGCCGAGGACGTCGGCACCCGCCCGGTGCCGCTCGACGGCGCGATCGACATGCTGCTGGTCGGCATGGACAGCCGCACCGACGCCTTCGGCAACCCGCTGCCCAAGGAAGTGCTCCAGCTGCTCAACGGCGGCAAGGTCGACGGCGAGCGCAACACCGACACCATGATCCTGGTGCACATCCCCGTCGACGGGACCCGAGCGATCGCCTTCTCCTTCCCGCGTGACTCGTGGGTCGACATCGGCGAGGGCTTCGGCAAGCACAAGCTCAACTCGGCGTTCGTCTACGCCTACACCGACGCCCGCAAGACACTGGCCGCCCAGGGCGTGACCGACCAGAAGGAACTCGACCAGCGGGCCACCGTCATCGGCCGCAAGAACCTGATCGCCACGATCGAGCGGCTGGTCGGCAACGCGGTCAAGATCGAGCGGTACGCCGAGGTCAACCTGGCCAGCTTCTACGAGGTCACCAAGGCCATCGGCGGCGTCGAGGTGTGTCTGAACAACGCGGTCAGCGAGCCCAAGTCCGGCGCCAACTTCGCCGCGGGCCGCCAGACCATCTCCGGCAAGGAGGCGCTGTCTTTCGTCCGGCAGCGCTACGACCTGCCCAACGGCGACCTCGACCGGATCGTGCGCCAGCAGGTGTTCCTGGCCGCGCTGGCCGACAAGGTGCTCTCCGCCGACATGCTGACCAACCCGTCCAAGGCGCGCGACCTGATCGGCGCGGTCCAGCGGTCGGTGGTGCTGTCGAAGAACTGGAACCTGTCCACGTTCGCCGCCCAGATGCAGGGCCTCAGCGGCGGCAACATCGAGTTCCGCACCATCCCCACCGAGGGCGACGCGAAGATCGGCGGGGCGGACGTGATCAAGGTCGACCCGGCCAAGGTGCACGAGTTCGTCGCCCGGCTGACCGGGTCCCCGGTCCGGCCGTCCACCTCGGGCTCCCCGTCGGCGACGACCCGGCCCACCACCACGACCCCCACGGCGAGCGACCTGTTCCCGGAGTCGACGACGACCACCACCAAAGCCACGATCAACGGCATCACCGTGGACGTCCGCAACGGCTCGAACACCGTCGGCCTTGCGGGCGACGTCCTCGACGAACTCTCGGGCCTGGGCTTCGGCCGCGGGCAGACGACCGACACCGCGGTGCAGTCCGGCTCGGTCATCCGCTACCCGAGGGGCGAGCTGGCCACGGCCAAGCAGGTGGCCACCTCGCTGGCGGGCCCGTTCGTCTTCGAGGAGGACCGGACCCTGCCCACCGGCCGCATCCGGATCGTCCTGGGCACCAGCTACCAGGTCGGCGACTCGCTGACCGGCGACCGGCTGCTGAGATTCGAGCCACCTGAGCCGACCGGATCGTCCACGCCGAGCACGACGACATCGCCGAGCAACACCGCGCCGCCGCCGAAGATCGAGGCGGGCGGGCTCAACTGCGTGAACTGA
- a CDS encoding SDR family oxidoreductase — protein sequence MESFAGKVAVVTGAGSGIGRALVRALVAEGAKVAASDIDKAGLAETAALAGVAVRTYELDVADRDAIYAHAAEVVADFGRVDLVINNAGVALRGSVREMSDEDLRWIMDIDFYGVAHGSRAFLPHLVASKGHLVNVSSVFGLIGVPTQSAYNAAKFAVRGFTEALRQEMRLEGTKVGVSCVHPGGIKTNIARNARTSDPTQASAFVKALDRVAMTSPESAARTILDGVRRDRARILIGPDAYVVDLLPRLLGSFYQPLVTLFSKRLSP from the coding sequence GTGGAGTCGTTCGCGGGCAAAGTCGCCGTCGTCACCGGGGCGGGGTCGGGAATCGGCCGGGCGCTGGTCCGGGCGCTGGTCGCCGAGGGGGCCAAGGTCGCCGCGTCGGACATCGACAAGGCGGGCCTGGCCGAGACCGCGGCGCTCGCGGGCGTCGCCGTGCGCACCTACGAACTAGACGTCGCCGACCGCGACGCCATCTACGCCCACGCCGCCGAGGTGGTCGCGGACTTCGGCCGGGTCGACCTAGTGATCAACAATGCGGGCGTCGCCCTGCGTGGATCGGTCCGCGAGATGAGCGACGAAGACCTGCGGTGGATCATGGACATCGACTTCTACGGGGTGGCCCACGGCTCGCGCGCGTTCCTGCCGCACCTGGTCGCCAGCAAGGGCCACCTGGTCAACGTCTCCAGCGTGTTCGGGCTGATCGGCGTGCCGACGCAGAGTGCCTACAACGCGGCCAAGTTCGCCGTCCGCGGCTTCACCGAGGCGCTGCGCCAGGAGATGCGGCTGGAGGGCACCAAGGTCGGGGTATCGTGCGTGCACCCGGGCGGCATCAAGACCAACATCGCCCGCAACGCCCGGACCTCGGACCCCACCCAGGCTTCCGCGTTCGTGAAGGCGCTCGACCGGGTCGCCATGACCAGCCCGGAGAGCGCCGCCCGCACGATCCTCGACGGCGTGCGGCGCGACCGGGCCCGCATCCTCATCGGCCCGGACGCGTACGTGGTCGACCTGCTCCCGCGGCTGCTCGGCTCGTTCTACCAGCCGCTGGTCACCCTGTTCTCAAAGCGACTGTCACCCTGA